Proteins encoded within one genomic window of Triticum aestivum cultivar Chinese Spring chromosome 2D, IWGSC CS RefSeq v2.1, whole genome shotgun sequence:
- the LOC123052996 gene encoding probable proline transporter 2 — MDATKRQQQQHDEEALSNSSPPASSSWASTSSSSCLPGSGDTDRAPLLPCKMADDEKVDRLDVSDDTAHQISVDPWYQVGFVLTTGVNSAYVLGYSGSIMVPLGWIGGTCGLILAAAISMYANALLGRLHEIGGKRHIRYRDLAGHIYGRKMYALTWALQYINLFMINTGFIILAGQALKAIYVLFRDDGLLKLPYCIALSGFVCALFAFGIPYLSALRIWLGFSTVFSLIYIVIAFVLSLRDGITAPAKDYSIPGSESTRVFTTIGAVANLVFAYNTGMLPEIQATIRPPVVKNMEKALWFQFTVGSLPLYAVTFMGYWAYGSSTSSYLLNSVHGPAWIKVVANLSAFLQTVIALHIFASPMYEYLDTRFGSGHGGPFAIHNVVFRVGVRGGYLAVNTLVAAMLPFLGDFMSLTGALSTFPLTFVLANHMYLMVKGPKLSAFQKGWHWLNVVGFSLLSVTAAAAALRLIILDSSTYHLFADM; from the exons ATGGAT GCCACGAAGCGGCAGCAGCAACAGCACGACGAGGAAGCACTCTCCAACTCTTCTCCTCCCGCTTCTTCTTCCTGGGCGTCAACCTCTTCCTCCTCTTGCTTGCCTGGCTCAGGGGACACGGACAGGGCGCCGCTGCTGCCCTGCAAGATGGCCGACGATGAAAAGGTCGACAGGCTCGACGTTTCTGATGATACGGCCCACCAGATTAGCGTTG ATCCTTGGTATCAAGTTGGATTTGTGCTGACAACAGGGGTCAATAGTGCATATGTTCTTGGATACTCTGGGTCGATTATGGTCCCTTTGGGCTGGATTGGTGGAACATGCGGCTTGATCCTGGCTGCTGCAATCTCGATGTATGCAAATGCTCTGCTTGGTCGCCTCCATGAAATTGGTGGGAAACGCCATATTAGATACAGAGATCTTGCTGGACATATATATG GAAGAAAAATGTATGCGCTTACATGGGCTCTGCAGTATATTAATCTTTTCATGATCAACACTGGCTTTATCATCTTAGCTGGCCAAGCACTGAAG GCAATATACGTCCTCTTTAGAGATGACGGACTTCTCAAACTTCCCTACTGCATAGCATTATCTGGGTTTGTCTGTGCTCTTTTTGCATTTGGAATTCCTTACCTATCTGCTCTCCGAATTTGGTTGGGATTCTCCACTGTTTTCAGTCTCATCTATATCGTGATAGCATTTGTGCTGTCGCTTAGAGATG GCATAACAGCACCTGCAAAAGATTACAGTATTCCTGGATCAGAGTCAACTAGAGTCTTCACTACGATAGGTGCTGTAGCAAATCTTGTATTTGCGTACAACACTGGAATGCTACCAGAAATTCAA GCAACCATAAGGCCTCCTGTGGTCAAGAACATGGAGAAAGCTCTCTGGTTCCAGTTCACTGTTGGTTCGTTGCCTCTGTATGCTGTGACCTTTATGGGATACTGGGCTTACGGATCCTCAACCTCGAGTTATCTACTGAATAGCGTCCATGGTCCAGCTTGGATAAAAGTTGTGGCAAATCTCTCGGCCTTTCTTCAGACTGTCATAGCATTACAT ATATTTGCAAGCCCAATGTATGAGTACTTGGACACAAGATTCGGCAGCGGACACGGTGGGCCTTTTGCAATCCATAATGTTGTGTTCAGAGTTGGTGTGAGAGGAGGCTACCTGGCGGTGAACACGTTGGTGGCTGCGATGCTCCCGTTCCTTGGCGACTTCATGAGCCTGACCGGCGCCCTGAGCACCTTCCCCCTCACGTTCGTTCTTGCCAACCACATGTACCTGATGGTGAAGGGGCCCAAACTTTCTGCCTTCCAGAAAGGTTGGCACTGGCTGAATGTTGTTGGGTTCAGCTTGTTGTCGGTCACGGCTGCAGCCGCCGCGCTCAGGCTTATCATTCTGGATTCCAGTACCTACCACTTATTTGCTGATATGTGA